A genomic segment from Legionella quinlivanii encodes:
- a CDS encoding NAD(P)/FAD-dependent oxidoreductase — MKNDILDCIIIGGGPAGLTAGLYLSRFRRNILIYDGGISRAEKIPLSHNYPGFPQGISGQELLTRLRQQLSHYEATIIHEFVESIKVLGDYHFQVKTGSGFQYAKNIILATGVKDIEPRLGNINDGIQKGLIRHCPVCDAFEVINKKVAVIGYNKSGLGEALFLREYTPKLTLLTLGETEAWSKADFRKIKKADITLVNEQLLEIELTSDSAKMTFNNKKILKFDCLYSALGSVYNNQLANELGVKLKEGAVMVNKHQQSSIKGFYAAGDVVHGLNQICVATSQAAIAATDIHNRCRDLT; from the coding sequence ATGAAAAATGATATTCTGGATTGCATTATCATTGGCGGGGGACCCGCTGGTCTTACAGCAGGCCTCTACCTGAGTCGGTTTCGCCGTAATATACTCATTTATGACGGCGGAATCAGCCGCGCTGAAAAAATCCCGCTCTCTCATAATTATCCCGGATTTCCACAAGGCATCTCAGGCCAGGAATTACTCACCCGATTAAGACAGCAACTATCTCATTATGAGGCAACTATTATTCATGAGTTTGTTGAATCCATTAAAGTGCTCGGTGATTACCATTTTCAGGTAAAAACTGGATCAGGATTTCAATACGCAAAAAATATTATTCTGGCAACCGGGGTAAAGGATATAGAACCTCGTCTGGGCAACATAAATGATGGTATTCAAAAAGGATTGATCAGGCATTGCCCCGTTTGCGATGCCTTTGAAGTAATTAATAAAAAAGTAGCTGTTATTGGTTATAACAAATCAGGATTAGGGGAAGCACTATTCTTACGCGAGTATACACCAAAATTGACTTTACTAACCCTTGGAGAAACAGAAGCCTGGAGCAAAGCAGACTTTAGAAAAATCAAAAAAGCCGATATCACCTTAGTCAACGAGCAATTGCTGGAAATTGAATTAACTTCTGACTCGGCCAAAATGACTTTTAATAATAAGAAAATACTTAAATTTGATTGCCTCTATTCAGCATTGGGTTCGGTTTATAATAATCAACTGGCAAATGAACTGGGGGTCAAATTAAAAGAGGGAGCTGTAATGGTGAATAAACACCAGCAAAGCTCAATCAAAGGATTCTATGCGGCAGGCGATGTAGTTCATGGACTGAATCAGATCTGTGTCGCTACCAGCCAGGCAGCCATCGCCGCAACCGATATTCATAACCGATGCAGGGACTTAACATAA
- a CDS encoding ABC-F family ATP-binding cassette domain-containing protein yields MLDVRSLSMVFGKKSLFQDVDLILLPSQRYGVVGANGTGKSTFLKILAGEETPVQGSVEKAKNLNVGILKQDHFRFEEDRLIDVVIQGNAVLWNALTEKNKLYTKEDFTEEDGYRLGELEEIVMHHNGYEAEHSAKNLLLGLGIAEKYHDKPLSALSGGYKLRVLLAQVLYQQPDIMLLDEPTNHLDIVSIAWLQQFLKTFPGLLIFISHDRSFLNAVSTNILDIDYDTISNYTGNYDQFVAAKEEQLVLKQSELKNQEKKINAMQTFVDRFGAKASKAAQAASRQKMIDRIQLVEIKDSNIQKPYFNFQQRRPSGKSIINVENIHKTFGEKKVLNQVDFSLYRNDKCAIIGPNGIGKSTLLKILLNELSADNGRFEWSETVTVGYFSQDYRTLLDPEMTILQWMEANAVATSQEIRNILGQVLFRGTDVDKKIAMLSGGESARLVMAKIILEKPNVLILDEPTNHLDLESIDALIDALSLYPGTVLFVSHNRHFIDKISTRVLVLTERYGAQNYLGNYQGYLEQFGQDYLGTS; encoded by the coding sequence ATGTTGGATGTACGCAGTTTAAGTATGGTATTTGGTAAAAAATCCCTGTTCCAGGATGTTGATTTAATTTTATTGCCCTCACAGCGCTATGGTGTGGTGGGTGCTAATGGCACAGGTAAATCAACCTTCTTAAAAATTCTTGCCGGTGAAGAAACGCCTGTTCAAGGTTCGGTGGAAAAGGCAAAAAATTTGAATGTCGGTATTTTAAAGCAGGATCACTTTCGTTTTGAAGAAGACAGGCTTATCGATGTGGTGATCCAGGGTAACGCCGTTTTATGGAATGCGCTCACTGAAAAAAATAAATTATACACTAAAGAAGATTTTACCGAAGAAGATGGATACCGCCTTGGTGAACTTGAAGAAATTGTGATGCATCATAATGGCTATGAGGCGGAACATTCAGCCAAAAATTTGCTGCTGGGTCTTGGAATTGCTGAAAAATACCATGATAAGCCTCTAAGCGCCTTATCCGGGGGGTATAAATTAAGAGTATTGCTGGCCCAGGTTCTGTATCAGCAACCGGATATTATGTTATTGGATGAACCCACCAACCACCTGGATATCGTTTCCATTGCCTGGCTGCAACAATTTTTAAAAACCTTTCCCGGTCTGCTTATTTTCATTTCGCATGATCGCAGTTTCCTGAATGCAGTATCAACCAATATTCTGGATATTGACTACGATACGATATCCAATTATACAGGAAACTATGATCAGTTCGTGGCTGCTAAAGAAGAACAATTAGTATTAAAACAAAGTGAGTTAAAGAATCAGGAAAAGAAAATCAATGCGATGCAAACCTTTGTTGATCGTTTTGGTGCTAAAGCAAGTAAAGCCGCTCAGGCCGCTTCTCGCCAAAAGATGATTGATCGCATTCAATTGGTTGAAATAAAAGATTCCAATATCCAGAAGCCTTATTTTAATTTCCAGCAGCGAAGGCCTTCAGGTAAATCGATTATTAATGTTGAAAATATTCATAAAACATTTGGTGAGAAAAAAGTATTAAATCAAGTCGATTTTTCACTTTATCGCAATGATAAATGTGCCATTATTGGGCCTAATGGTATTGGAAAATCCACTCTCTTGAAAATTCTTTTGAACGAGCTTTCTGCGGATAATGGCCGCTTTGAATGGAGTGAAACGGTAACAGTCGGGTATTTTTCCCAAGACTACCGTACTTTATTAGATCCTGAGATGACTATATTACAATGGATGGAAGCGAATGCGGTAGCCACCTCCCAGGAAATACGCAATATCCTCGGCCAGGTTTTATTTCGCGGTACGGATGTGGATAAAAAAATTGCCATGCTCAGCGGAGGGGAATCTGCACGCCTGGTTATGGCGAAGATAATCCTGGAAAAGCCTAATGTGCTCATTCTCGATGAACCCACCAATCATTTGGATCTGGAGTCCATTGATGCTTTAATTGATGCCTTAAGCCTGTACCCGGGCACTGTATTATTTGTTAGTCACAATCGACACTTTATTGATAAAATCTCCACAAGAGTACTTGTGTTAACCGAACGTTATGGCGCGCAGAATTATTTAGGAAATTATCAGGGATATCTGGAGCAATTTGGTCAGGATTATTTGGGGACTAGTTGA
- a CDS encoding cold-shock protein, protein MMTQTGTLQRFNKIKGYGFLISDKDKQEVFVHFSEVQSTGYKELAIGQRVSYTLNKGERGEFATQVQVID, encoded by the coding sequence ATGATGACTCAAACAGGTACACTACAGCGTTTTAATAAAATTAAAGGCTATGGATTTCTGATTTCTGATAAGGATAAGCAGGAAGTGTTTGTCCATTTCTCTGAAGTTCAAAGCACAGGTTATAAAGAATTAGCCATTGGCCAGCGGGTTTCGTATACCTTAAATAAAGGGGAACGGGGCGAGTTTGCCACTCAGGTACAAGTAATCGATTAA
- the dbpA gene encoding ATP-dependent RNA helicase DbpA has product MDISSEKVLPAWKEELSFSSLVLRKELSDNLLSLNFTQMTAIQAQSLPLLLNRADVIAQAQTGSGKTVAFGLGVLNHLKIERVITQALILCPTRELAEQVSQVLRRLARLLPNIKILNLSGGTPIKPQYDSLRHGAHIIVGTPGRVQKHLDQKTLSMAHLNTLVLDEADRMLDMGFVDSLKQILSYCPSKRQTLLFSATFTPLIKQLAQEFMRHPHEIKAEEQERVQDIEQLFFEVSSPNDKYSLLKKLLTHYRPASTLIFCNTKEKTQELAAELNHEGFSAAVINGDLEQAERDQAIIQFSNGSRSILVATDVAARGLDIKELPAVINYELAFEAEVHIHRIGRTGRAGCKGLALSITTPKDAGRLCAIEELMAKEMVWGGMDELTSSAVSDLLPGMVTLRLMAGRKDKIRPGDILGALTKDAGLKAEAIGKIDILSSHSYVAIAQSHAGKAFEQFQKGKIKGKKVGVQRLP; this is encoded by the coding sequence ATGGATATTAGCTCAGAAAAAGTACTCCCTGCCTGGAAAGAGGAGTTATCTTTTTCTTCTTTAGTTTTACGAAAAGAATTATCTGACAACCTTCTTTCATTAAATTTTACTCAAATGACCGCTATTCAAGCACAGAGTTTGCCCTTGCTGCTGAATAGAGCGGATGTAATTGCACAGGCACAAACCGGCAGCGGCAAAACAGTCGCCTTTGGTTTGGGTGTACTCAATCATTTAAAAATTGAGCGAGTAATAACTCAGGCATTAATTCTTTGCCCTACACGCGAACTGGCCGAACAAGTCAGTCAGGTTCTGAGGCGTCTTGCCAGACTTTTACCGAATATCAAGATTTTAAATCTTTCCGGAGGTACCCCGATTAAACCGCAATATGACTCCTTACGACATGGAGCGCATATCATTGTGGGCACACCAGGCCGGGTTCAAAAGCATTTAGACCAAAAAACCCTGAGCATGGCTCATCTGAATACCCTTGTTTTAGATGAAGCGGATCGAATGCTGGATATGGGATTTGTGGATTCCTTAAAGCAAATACTTTCGTACTGTCCGTCAAAAAGACAGACATTATTATTTTCCGCAACCTTTACACCGCTTATTAAACAGCTGGCTCAGGAATTTATGCGCCATCCTCATGAAATAAAAGCAGAGGAGCAGGAGCGTGTACAGGATATTGAGCAGCTATTTTTTGAAGTATCCAGCCCAAACGACAAATATTCTCTATTAAAGAAACTATTGACTCATTATCGGCCAGCTTCCACATTAATTTTCTGTAATACCAAGGAAAAAACGCAGGAGTTAGCCGCAGAACTCAATCATGAAGGCTTTAGCGCTGCGGTTATTAATGGCGATTTGGAACAGGCAGAGCGGGATCAGGCGATTATTCAGTTTAGCAATGGAAGCCGCTCTATTTTGGTTGCGACAGATGTTGCTGCACGAGGTTTGGATATCAAAGAGCTGCCTGCCGTTATTAATTATGAGCTCGCTTTTGAAGCGGAAGTTCATATTCATCGTATTGGACGTACAGGACGAGCGGGGTGTAAAGGTTTGGCTTTAAGTATAACGACACCTAAAGATGCCGGGCGCTTATGCGCTATTGAAGAGCTCATGGCAAAAGAAATGGTTTGGGGAGGAATGGATGAGTTAACTTCCTCCGCTGTCTCTGATCTGCTTCCAGGAATGGTAACATTACGTCTTATGGCAGGGAGAAAGGATAAAATTCGACCGGGTGATATATTGGGCGCCTTAACTAAAGATGCTGGATTAAAGGCAGAAGCAATTGGTAAAATTGATATTTTAAGCTCCCATTCTTATGTAGCAATTGCGCAAAGTCATGCGGGAAAAGCCTTTGAACAGTTCCAGAAAGGAAAAATAAAAGGTAAAAAAGTGGGCGTACAGCGTCTGCCATAA
- a CDS encoding aminoglycoside phosphotransferase family protein — protein MNPNENIAASVVASLVNEKVFSSIRLATGDQHFVYAVKTLDAEYVLRMTKETNRKHFISAIYWQEKLIPLGVPLAKFISSDLDGEYSPFPALLMMRLAGDDLCNVYSGLSNSDKKNLAKEMVAIQNCTKVLPEGSSFGISQSYEDRTDFETWYDFLMQRLHLFKDIISKQNIFDAANVSKAISIAIDMKKDFLAIKATPFLWDASERNVLVHQGKISGIVDVDEVCFGDPLFVLGLTYAALENDGQDTLYTDYWAEALELSQKAKLRLEFYRLFYTIVFMRKHSMTTANNQTIVFHVDRLKNMFNQSLKRLL, from the coding sequence ATGAATCCCAATGAAAATATAGCCGCAAGCGTAGTGGCCTCCTTGGTGAATGAAAAAGTATTCTCTTCAATTAGACTGGCAACAGGTGATCAGCATTTTGTTTATGCAGTTAAGACCTTAGATGCAGAGTATGTTCTGAGGATGACGAAGGAAACTAATAGAAAGCACTTCATCTCCGCAATATATTGGCAGGAAAAATTGATTCCCCTAGGCGTGCCTCTGGCTAAATTTATCAGCAGCGATTTGGATGGAGAATATTCCCCATTCCCTGCTTTACTAATGATGCGTTTGGCTGGTGATGATTTATGCAATGTCTATTCGGGATTAAGCAATTCAGATAAGAAAAACCTGGCTAAGGAAATGGTGGCAATTCAGAACTGCACAAAGGTACTGCCGGAAGGCTCAAGCTTTGGGATAAGCCAGAGCTATGAAGACAGGACTGATTTTGAAACATGGTATGACTTTTTGATGCAGCGTTTGCATTTATTCAAGGATATTATCAGCAAGCAGAATATTTTTGATGCAGCTAATGTATCAAAAGCTATTTCTATTGCCATCGATATGAAAAAAGACTTTCTAGCAATTAAAGCAACTCCATTTTTATGGGATGCCAGCGAGAGAAACGTACTGGTTCATCAGGGAAAAATTTCAGGGATTGTCGATGTCGATGAGGTTTGTTTTGGCGATCCATTGTTTGTTCTTGGGCTCACCTATGCTGCATTGGAAAATGATGGACAGGATACCTTATACACTGATTACTGGGCTGAAGCCTTGGAATTGAGTCAAAAAGCAAAATTACGTCTTGAATTTTATCGTCTGTTTTACACCATTGTCTTTATGCGTAAGCATTCCATGACAACCGCAAATAACCAGACAATTGTTTTTCATGTCGATAGGCTGAAGAATATGTTTAATCAATCGTTGAAACGGTTACTATGA
- a CDS encoding MBL fold metallo-hydrolase, translating into MLKYLDSVELAKQYFLIIGRHLDLERKQADVANAIVYKKGDTLYLIDTGALPDFRQILLDKCALLQPVNRLILVNTHGHIDHVGNNIVIDQIEAFEKYHYISAHDLTLMQNNRNYFIQNFKNIMMFMAKGFNPEKRVDELLKFFEPVHANTQHLNVLESLPSHNITIGHIYWSGWKFDEGLYVLRSEGHTRGHVIVYLPEISHIHMGDETNGYCNLFHDCDHLKSLESHTKVLSMLNEGSIKSMTDGHSFQVYNQEQAKIKLEELINAHYVYENTLRGLLLKHSKGLTFKEIQYHLDRSEQLKSLAKTGNPNPIFNTLMVLSKLRDFGILPEGENLEKSLFKFQGFHSNRFND; encoded by the coding sequence ATGCTTAAATATCTGGATAGTGTTGAATTGGCCAAGCAGTATTTTTTGATTATAGGCCGTCATCTTGATCTTGAGAGAAAACAAGCCGATGTAGCCAATGCCATCGTGTATAAAAAAGGAGATACACTTTATCTCATTGATACTGGCGCATTGCCTGATTTTCGCCAAATTCTGTTGGACAAATGTGCTTTGCTGCAACCGGTTAATAGGCTAATCCTGGTTAATACACACGGCCATATCGATCATGTGGGTAATAATATTGTCATTGATCAAATTGAGGCCTTTGAAAAGTATCATTATATTTCTGCACATGATTTAACACTGATGCAAAACAATCGTAATTATTTTATTCAGAACTTTAAGAATATTATGATGTTTATGGCGAAAGGATTTAATCCAGAAAAACGAGTTGATGAATTGTTGAAATTTTTTGAACCAGTACATGCTAATACCCAACATTTAAATGTTTTGGAAAGCCTGCCTTCTCACAATATAACAATTGGCCATATTTATTGGTCAGGTTGGAAATTTGATGAAGGGCTGTATGTTCTTAGATCGGAAGGGCATACACGCGGACATGTTATTGTCTATTTACCTGAAATTTCCCATATTCATATGGGAGATGAAACAAACGGTTATTGCAATCTATTTCATGATTGTGATCATCTAAAATCACTTGAATCGCATACCAAAGTATTGTCTATGTTGAATGAGGGATCCATTAAATCCATGACTGATGGACATTCTTTCCAGGTTTATAATCAGGAACAAGCAAAGATAAAATTAGAAGAATTGATTAACGCTCATTATGTGTATGAAAATACCTTAAGAGGGCTTTTACTTAAACATTCAAAGGGGCTTACTTTTAAAGAGATCCAATACCATCTCGATCGTTCAGAACAACTAAAATCGCTTGCGAAGACCGGCAATCCAAATCCTATATTTAATACGCTGATGGTGTTAAGCAAATTACGTGATTTTGGTATTCTCCCTGAAGGCGAAAATTTAGAAAAATCTCTATTTAAATTTCAGGGATTTCATAGTAACCGTTTCAACGATTGA
- a CDS encoding DnaJ domain-containing protein translates to MDHSGLPNIFSSLFKIALWELGFNFILSVPSLRIPANRQLNQLVERTLSHRAPNISPNGLQHVLASDLLFDSRALSENRRLTSELILRILTHIQYRREVDVQIFFLDAPPFIQSGNVQSAPARIITDQLHTVLEAQGILSEWIPRQYTCPITLMIIDGTPVYAKNSPERFNRNALLNWLDKDKSHPMTREDLSLDELKNDLVMEGKIKVFSHWILLKKEYLKHLTLAEALTCINQFTESLDRVFADKKESGIHRLAEQLIQRLQTSATEIECQKSLVVAKNEVSAFSTASTKILFFQALNLSTDAKPTQIEQAYRKLARRVHPDKNSRPEAKDAFFKLTEARDFLLKKRHAASETFNLESLEKIKQSIKY, encoded by the coding sequence ATGGATCACAGTGGTTTACCAAACATCTTCTCCTCACTATTTAAGATTGCTCTTTGGGAACTTGGTTTCAACTTTATCTTGTCGGTACCATCGCTACGAATTCCGGCCAACCGGCAGTTGAACCAGCTTGTAGAGCGCACTCTCAGCCATCGAGCACCCAATATATCTCCGAATGGATTACAGCATGTACTCGCTAGCGATCTTCTTTTTGATTCGCGAGCTCTTTCAGAAAATAGACGCTTAACTTCAGAGCTTATTTTACGCATTCTGACTCATATTCAGTATCGCCGTGAAGTTGACGTGCAAATTTTTTTTCTTGACGCACCTCCATTTATTCAATCTGGAAATGTTCAGTCAGCCCCTGCTCGAATCATCACTGACCAATTGCATACTGTTCTGGAAGCACAGGGGATCTTAAGCGAATGGATCCCCAGACAGTACACTTGTCCCATTACCCTGATGATTATTGATGGAACGCCGGTTTATGCAAAGAATAGTCCCGAACGATTCAACCGCAATGCTTTGCTAAACTGGCTTGATAAGGATAAGAGTCATCCAATGACGCGAGAGGACCTATCCCTGGATGAACTGAAAAATGACCTTGTGATGGAGGGAAAAATCAAGGTTTTTAGTCATTGGATTTTATTAAAAAAAGAATACCTGAAGCATCTCACTTTAGCAGAGGCTTTAACCTGCATTAATCAATTTACAGAGTCACTCGACAGGGTGTTTGCTGATAAAAAAGAATCCGGAATACATCGTTTGGCCGAGCAGCTAATCCAAAGACTCCAAACCAGCGCGACAGAAATTGAATGTCAGAAATCGCTGGTGGTTGCTAAAAACGAAGTAAGCGCATTTTCAACAGCCAGTACAAAAATTCTTTTTTTCCAGGCGTTGAATCTCTCTACTGATGCAAAACCTACGCAAATCGAACAGGCCTATCGCAAGTTAGCCAGACGAGTTCATCCAGATAAAAATTCCAGGCCAGAAGCAAAAGATGCGTTTTTTAAACTAACTGAAGCAAGGGATTTTTTATTAAAAAAACGCCATGCCGCTTCGGAAACTTTTAATTTGGAAAGCCTTGAAAAAATAAAGCAATCCATTAAATACTGA